One genomic window of Malaciobacter molluscorum LMG 25693 includes the following:
- a CDS encoding Lcl C-terminal domain-containing protein, translating to MKVLLFFFLFFNTTIFADCKKVDKSRFTIIEDKVFDKKTKLIWMRCSIGSKWKKNIGCVQTPNTMSFIEAKDFEKKSKDGWRIPTLEELRTIFIDGCKNSAINTTLFPDLKLLSAFAPYWTSTFVKQLPNLIYYVDFIDRTIDAHSKGFSMYVRLVKSKK from the coding sequence ATGAAAGTTTTATTATTCTTTTTTTTATTTTTTAATACTACTATTTTTGCTGATTGTAAAAAAGTAGATAAATCTCGATTTACAATTATTGAAGATAAGGTATTTGATAAGAAAACAAAATTAATATGGATGCGTTGTAGTATTGGTAGTAAATGGAAAAAGAATATTGGCTGTGTTCAAACTCCCAATACTATGAGTTTTATTGAAGCAAAAGATTTTGAAAAAAAATCTAAAGATGGTTGGAGAATTCCTACTTTAGAAGAGTTAAGAACAATCTTTATTGATGGTTGTAAAAATAGTGCTATTAATACTACATTGTTCCCTGATTTGAAGCTTTTATCTGCTTTTGCACCTTATTGGACTTCTACTTTTGTAAAACAATTACCTAATCTTATTTATTATGTTGATTTTATTGATAGAACAATAGATGCACATAGTAAAGGTTTTTCAATGTATGTTCGTTTAGTAAAAAGTAAAAAATGA
- a CDS encoding class I SAM-dependent methyltransferase, whose translation MNYLNINKQAWNNRTKIHMKSKFYDVESFKKGKSSLNKIELDQVGDVKDKSLLHLQCHFGQDTLSWARLGAKVTGVDLSSEAIKEANLLKESLGLEATFIESDVCAFGKDNKQQFDIVFTSYGVLSWLENLDDWAKTIANSLKAKAEFHMVEFHTFSDILSGYSYFPNNKPDIEEEGTYTENCDGSMSTIATWSHSISEVITALINAGLTIETFCEYAYSPYNCFENLEFVPNLGYQMLYEGQQVPLLYSIKARKLS comes from the coding sequence ATGAATTATTTAAATATAAATAAACAAGCATGGAATAATAGAACAAAAATACATATGAAATCTAAATTTTATGATGTTGAATCTTTTAAAAAAGGAAAAAGTTCATTAAATAAGATTGAATTAGATCAAGTAGGAGATGTGAAAGATAAGTCTTTATTACATTTACAATGCCATTTTGGACAAGATACATTATCTTGGGCTAGATTGGGAGCAAAAGTTACTGGTGTAGATTTATCTTCAGAAGCTATAAAAGAAGCAAATTTATTAAAAGAGTCTTTGGGATTGGAAGCAACTTTTATAGAAAGTGATGTTTGTGCTTTTGGTAAAGATAATAAACAACAGTTTGATATTGTATTTACTTCTTATGGAGTTTTATCTTGGTTGGAAAATTTAGATGATTGGGCAAAAACAATTGCAAACTCTCTAAAAGCTAAAGCAGAGTTTCATATGGTTGAGTTTCATACTTTTTCTGATATATTGTCTGGATATTCATATTTTCCAAATAATAAACCTGATATTGAAGAAGAAGGTACTTATACTGAAAACTGCGATGGTTCAATGTCAACTATTGCAACTTGGTCTCACTCAATTAGTGAAGTTATAACTGCTTTAATTAATGCAGGGTTAACTATTGAGACTTTTTGTGAGTATGCTTATAGTCCTTATAATTGTTTTGAAAATTTAGAGTTTGTGCCTAATTTAGGTTATCAAATGTTATATGAAGGACAACAAGTACCCTTATTATATTCAATAAAAGCAAGAAAGCTTAGTTAA
- a CDS encoding universal stress protein, which yields MNYKKLFFPIGGGDELEERLYGAFLIAKYFNTNLEILKSRFNANKNLYKLLVLPKDVIDNINNVIDSNYEDENLKFQAIIDKISKELDIKVVKEALENEACITVTIKHGIRSTLVENESKYCDLVVAAAPPSGITTATFETAILKSGKSVLMFPRVMRKFSLDTVIIGWNNSPESSRAITSSIEILKNAQKVHIVTSIEYLEEESSIEKLIKYLKIHKINATYEIVKTTKIPGEALLNAALDGNFDLIVAGAYGHKGLKELMFGGATRYLLEHSTIPVFMSH from the coding sequence ATGAATTATAAGAAGTTGTTTTTCCCTATTGGTGGGGGTGATGAATTAGAAGAAAGATTGTATGGAGCTTTTTTAATAGCTAAATACTTTAATACTAATTTGGAAATATTAAAAAGTAGATTTAATGCAAATAAAAATTTGTATAAATTATTAGTATTACCAAAAGATGTTATAGATAATATAAATAATGTTATTGATTCAAATTATGAAGATGAGAATTTAAAATTCCAAGCTATAATTGATAAAATTTCAAAAGAGTTAGATATAAAAGTTGTAAAAGAAGCTTTAGAAAATGAAGCTTGTATTACAGTAACTATCAAACACGGAATTAGAAGTACTTTAGTTGAGAATGAATCAAAATATTGCGATTTAGTTGTTGCAGCAGCTCCTCCATCTGGTATAACAACTGCAACTTTTGAAACAGCCATTCTTAAAAGTGGAAAATCGGTTTTAATGTTTCCTAGAGTTATGCGAAAGTTTAGTTTAGACACAGTTATTATTGGTTGGAATAATTCCCCTGAATCTTCAAGAGCTATAACATCATCAATTGAGATATTAAAAAATGCACAAAAAGTTCATATCGTAACATCAATTGAGTATTTAGAAGAAGAAAGTTCCATTGAAAAATTAATCAAATATTTAAAAATTCATAAAATAAATGCAACTTATGAAATCGTTAAAACTACAAAAATTCCTGGTGAAGCACTATTAAATGCTGCATTAGATGGAAATTTTGATTTAATAGTTGCAGGAGCTTATGGACATAAAGGTTTAAAAGAACTTATGTTTGGTGGTGCAACAAGATATTTATTAGAGCATTCAACAATACCTGTTTTTATGTCACATTAA
- a CDS encoding response regulator transcription factor, protein MKILLLEDNETLANGINKKLQEVGYIVDLFFNGEDGLYTLETVNYDLLILDLGLPLIDGIDIIKILRNSEKNLPILVISARDKLDQRILGLDTGADDYLCKPFELDEVVARVNALLRRSNNKSTNIIKYNDLVFDFQSLIVKKDDKIIDLSKRELRIFEYLILNLNAIISKENIAEQVTTVDDEFNPTAVETYISRLRKKLGDSINLKTVRGLGYMLS, encoded by the coding sequence ATGAAAATATTACTTTTAGAAGATAATGAAACTTTAGCAAATGGAATAAATAAAAAACTCCAAGAAGTAGGGTATATTGTAGATCTTTTTTTTAATGGAGAAGATGGTTTATATACATTAGAAACTGTAAATTATGATTTACTTATTTTGGATTTGGGACTTCCTTTAATAGATGGTATAGATATTATAAAAATATTAAGAAATAGTGAGAAAAATCTTCCAATACTTGTAATATCAGCACGTGATAAATTAGACCAACGAATATTAGGTTTAGACACTGGTGCTGATGATTATTTATGTAAACCATTTGAGTTGGATGAAGTTGTTGCAAGGGTTAATGCTTTATTAAGAAGAAGTAATAATAAATCAACTAATATTATTAAATACAATGATTTAGTATTTGATTTTCAGTCTTTAATAGTTAAAAAAGATGATAAAATTATAGATTTAAGTAAAAGAGAATTAAGAATTTTTGAATATTTAATATTAAATTTAAATGCTATTATAAGTAAAGAAAATATTGCAGAACAAGTAACAACTGTAGATGATGAGTTTAATCCCACAGCTGTTGAAACATATATCTCAAGATTGAGAAAAAAACTAGGAGATTCTATTAACCTAAAAACTGTAAGAGGTTTAGGTTATATGTTAAGTTAA
- a CDS encoding sensor histidine kinase, translating to MNNEIPSISSRLITWLTIPLLILTTVVFVYFYIFSIQKVTKFFDNRLLASAKSIEHSLGIEDGELYVDIPSFSIELLSTNDKGLIYYSVVDDKKKILVGYNLLFNRKLADEDVPEFYYTVYDGSKLRTVSYKASLYSAGKVYNAYITIGETTEERNENIKQILILLSVIMAIAVICSITITLLAVRQGLKPLRDLKTIIKKRDKKDLDILVFDAPKELEDVVKSINILLERSRHTIEYIEQFNSDISHQLRTPLAELTVKLETIYDKKNKNYITLNSILNNMKHITEQLLLYAKTNPNTINLKRFKKENLNELCKNYSLKVAPKIYQKGFEFAFKNMQEEFFLDCDSIMIESMLDNIINNSLYYAVDENGDPRGTITLSLKRYNNTIWLSIKDEGNGVKKEFLDNIFKRYYRVDSSKQGTGLGLSIVKQIASLHNAKVQAINENGLKISIIFKSEKKVH from the coding sequence ATGAATAATGAAATTCCTTCAATTAGCTCAAGATTAATAACTTGGCTTACTATACCTTTATTAATTTTAACTACTGTGGTTTTTGTCTATTTTTATATTTTTTCAATTCAAAAAGTTACTAAATTTTTTGATAATAGATTACTTGCAAGTGCTAAAAGTATCGAACATAGTTTAGGTATTGAAGATGGTGAACTTTATGTTGATATTCCAAGCTTTTCTATTGAATTATTATCAACTAATGACAAAGGTCTAATCTACTATTCTGTTGTTGATGATAAAAAGAAGATTTTGGTAGGTTATAATTTGTTATTTAATAGAAAATTAGCAGATGAAGATGTACCTGAATTTTATTATACTGTTTATGATGGTTCAAAATTAAGAACTGTATCTTACAAAGCTTCTTTATATAGTGCTGGAAAAGTTTATAATGCGTATATAACTATAGGTGAAACAACTGAAGAGAGAAATGAAAATATAAAACAAATATTAATTTTATTATCAGTTATTATGGCAATTGCAGTTATTTGTAGTATAACTATTACATTATTAGCAGTACGTCAAGGATTAAAACCCCTTAGAGATTTAAAAACAATAATAAAAAAAAGAGATAAAAAAGATTTAGATATATTAGTTTTTGATGCTCCCAAAGAACTTGAAGATGTTGTAAAAAGTATAAATATTTTATTAGAAAGAAGCAGACATACAATAGAGTATATAGAACAATTTAATTCAGATATTTCACATCAATTAAGAACGCCATTAGCTGAATTAACTGTAAAATTAGAAACTATATATGATAAAAAAAATAAAAATTATATAACCTTGAATTCTATTTTAAATAATATGAAACATATTACTGAACAATTATTATTATATGCTAAAACGAATCCTAATACTATAAATTTAAAAAGATTTAAAAAAGAGAATCTTAATGAACTTTGTAAAAATTATAGTCTTAAAGTTGCACCAAAAATTTATCAAAAGGGATTTGAATTTGCTTTTAAAAATATGCAAGAAGAGTTTTTCTTAGATTGTGATTCGATTATGATTGAAAGTATGCTTGATAATATAATCAATAATTCTTTATATTATGCAGTTGATGAAAATGGCGATCCACGAGGAACTATTACACTATCACTAAAAAGATATAATAACACTATTTGGCTTAGTATAAAAGATGAAGGAAATGGTGTTAAAAAAGAGTTTTTAGATAATATTTTTAAAAGATATTATAGAGTAGATTCTTCTAAACAAGGAACAGGGTTAGGACTTAGTATTGTAAAACAAATTGCTTCTTTGCATAATGCAAAAGTTCAAGCAATAAATGAAAATGGTTTAAAAATTTCAATAATTTTTAAAAGTGAAAAAAAAGTACACTAA
- a CDS encoding tripartite tricarboxylate transporter substrate-binding protein, with protein sequence MKILFIIFILTNILFANNYPSKPIDVIVGLGENGSADRMTRKMVPFLQKELGVKLNVKNIKGNASFDATKYVLNKKNDGYTIFSSAFSPYLLNLILRDDTNFSLNDFEIINLQWFEYDLFLVNKDSKFESLIEILEYIKKYPKKLNVGVMNKSSSHITFKLLLEKLNIPIKNVNLKLFNGGGKAREDLVNSKIDLLVIAGKGSAKYRKKLKPLAIISKKRSKRWDAPTLNEAILETGITMPIIKGSIRGIAVSKKFKELYPKRFKLLKNSIKRVLAKREVQNILKENNIGYLWIGEKNSKRILEELLEEFKKYNYLIKN encoded by the coding sequence ATGAAAATATTATTTATAATATTTATATTAACTAATATACTTTTTGCAAATAATTATCCAAGTAAACCTATTGATGTAATAGTTGGACTTGGAGAAAATGGTAGTGCTGATAGAATGACAAGAAAAATGGTACCTTTTTTGCAAAAAGAGTTAGGAGTAAAATTAAATGTAAAAAATATAAAAGGAAATGCTTCATTTGATGCTACAAAATATGTATTAAATAAAAAAAATGACGGATATACTATTTTCTCATCTGCTTTCTCTCCCTATTTATTAAATCTTATATTAAGAGATGATACAAACTTTTCACTAAATGATTTTGAAATAATAAATCTACAATGGTTTGAATATGATCTTTTTTTAGTTAATAAAGATTCAAAGTTTGAATCTTTAATTGAGATATTAGAATATATAAAAAAATATCCAAAAAAATTAAATGTAGGAGTAATGAATAAATCAAGTAGCCATATTACATTTAAATTACTTCTTGAAAAACTTAATATTCCTATCAAAAATGTAAATTTAAAACTTTTTAATGGTGGAGGAAAAGCAAGAGAAGATTTAGTAAACTCTAAAATTGATTTACTAGTAATTGCAGGAAAAGGAAGTGCTAAATATAGAAAAAAATTAAAACCCTTAGCTATTATTTCTAAAAAGAGATCTAAAAGATGGGATGCTCCTACTTTAAATGAAGCTATTCTTGAAACTGGTATAACAATGCCTATTATAAAAGGTTCAATTAGAGGAATTGCTGTATCTAAAAAATTTAAAGAGTTATATCCTAAAAGATTCAAACTATTAAAAAATAGTATAAAAAGAGTTTTAGCAAAAAGAGAAGTACAAAATATTTTAAAAGAGAATAATATAGGATATTTATGGATAGGAGAAAAAAACTCTAAAAGGATCTTAGAGGAACTACTTGAAGAGTTTAAAAAGTATAACTATTTAATCAAAAATTAG
- a CDS encoding sulfite exporter TauE/SafE family protein, whose product MDFFTLPINNLDLIILIISCFLGSLITTSVGAGGGLFVIAGMSMVLPAATLLSIHALTQAGAGLVRSFIFRKYIIFKVFLLFLIGTLIGYSLSIHFLITLPEYKMKFILGLGIIILNFLPTFQIKKVTNVMIIFVGVITGFLTMFIGAMGPIVILFLGSFIKNRQYIVGTLAWCISFQNLGKSIIFGNLGFDYSAWIFLIIILILVSYLGTIIGKKLLDKSNDILFRKILKVVILILGSKLIFDSINIYLSL is encoded by the coding sequence ATGGATTTTTTTACTCTTCCAATCAATAATCTAGATTTAATTATTTTGATAATTAGCTGTTTTTTGGGTTCACTTATTACAACTAGTGTAGGTGCTGGAGGAGGACTTTTTGTGATTGCAGGAATGAGCATGGTTCTTCCTGCAGCTACACTTTTATCTATTCATGCTTTAACTCAAGCAGGTGCTGGTTTAGTACGTTCATTTATTTTTAGAAAATATATAATATTCAAAGTCTTTTTACTTTTTTTAATTGGAACTTTAATTGGATACTCTTTATCAATACACTTTTTAATTACTTTACCTGAATATAAAATGAAGTTCATATTAGGTTTAGGAATAATTATATTAAATTTTTTACCAACATTTCAAATAAAAAAAGTTACAAATGTTATGATAATATTTGTTGGTGTAATAACTGGTTTTTTAACTATGTTTATTGGAGCAATGGGACCAATTGTTATACTATTTTTAGGTAGTTTTATTAAAAATAGACAATATATTGTTGGTACACTTGCTTGGTGTATATCTTTTCAGAACTTAGGAAAATCAATAATTTTTGGGAATTTAGGATTTGATTATTCTGCATGGATATTTTTAATAATAATTTTAATATTAGTTTCATATTTAGGAACAATTATTGGAAAAAAACTTCTTGATAAATCTAATGATATTTTATTTAGAAAGATTTTAAAAGTAGTTATACTTATACTTGGAAGTAAATTAATTTTTGATTCAATTAATATATATTTATCTCTATAA
- a CDS encoding 2-methylaconitate cis-trans isomerase PrpF family protein: MRNDLNKINCMIYRSGTSKGVYFLENDLPSDIKERHDLILKIMGSPDIRQIDGIGGATTVTTKVAIISVSKREGIDLDYKFIQPSLDEPIVDDKPTCGNILTAVGAFGLERGLVNIQDKETIVNVYDVNTGATISQTIQTPNRTINYRGNFSIPGVPGTAAPIEMFFKNIAGGKTGSYLPTGNVVDEFDGIKATCIDISMPVVFVKAQDMGITGYETPSELDGKKELFEKLEKIRELASHAMGLGSSKGNVIPKFAVISKAQNDADINIRYFTPKTAHPALAVSAGFCVSAGCFIKGTLLNQINNKEFKIGEHNVKIETPSGIIQVGINFPSENFMEVEGKTTRTVRLLLSGEVLV, from the coding sequence ATGAGAAATGATTTAAATAAAATAAATTGTATGATTTACAGATCTGGAACTTCAAAGGGTGTTTACTTTTTGGAAAATGATTTACCATCAGATATAAAAGAAAGACATGATTTAATATTAAAAATTATGGGAAGTCCTGATATTAGACAAATAGATGGAATTGGTGGAGCAACAACTGTTACTACAAAAGTTGCTATTATTTCAGTATCAAAAAGAGAAGGTATTGATTTGGATTATAAGTTTATACAACCTAGTTTAGATGAACCAATTGTTGATGATAAACCAACTTGTGGGAATATTTTAACTGCAGTTGGAGCTTTTGGTTTGGAAAGAGGTTTAGTAAATATTCAAGATAAAGAAACTATAGTAAATGTATATGATGTAAATACAGGGGCAACAATTTCTCAAACTATTCAAACACCAAATAGAACTATAAATTACAGAGGTAATTTTTCAATTCCTGGAGTTCCGGGAACTGCTGCACCTATAGAAATGTTTTTTAAAAATATTGCTGGAGGTAAAACTGGTTCTTATTTACCAACAGGAAATGTTGTTGATGAGTTTGATGGAATAAAAGCAACTTGTATTGATATTTCAATGCCAGTTGTATTTGTAAAAGCTCAAGACATGGGAATAACTGGTTATGAAACACCTTCTGAATTAGATGGTAAAAAAGAACTATTTGAAAAATTAGAAAAAATTAGAGAACTAGCATCTCATGCAATGGGATTAGGTTCAAGCAAAGGAAATGTTATACCAAAATTTGCAGTTATTTCAAAAGCACAAAATGATGCAGATATAAATATTAGATATTTTACTCCTAAAACTGCTCATCCTGCCCTTGCAGTTAGTGCTGGATTTTGTGTAAGTGCTGGTTGCTTTATAAAAGGCACTTTGTTAAATCAAATAAACAATAAAGAGTTTAAAATTGGTGAGCATAATGTAAAAATAGAAACACCATCTGGAATAATCCAAGTTGGAATCAATTTTCCAAGTGAAAATTTCATGGAAGTTGAAGGAAAAACAACAAGAACAGTTAGATTACTTCTTAGCGGTGAAGTATTGGTATAA
- a CDS encoding tripartite tricarboxylate transporter permease has product MAFDTLMNAFTELMQIHHMLYLFGGVMLGIIVGILPGLGGIVGFSIMLPFLYGMDTTSALAMLIGMVAVVPTSDTFTSVLMGIPGSSASQATVLDGYPLSQKGEAARALGAAFTASLIGGLLGAIILSAFIVFARELILKLGSAELFILGIFGLSMVGVLSGKSLYKGFIAAAIGLLLGSIGSAPATGEFRMTFGSFYLYDGIKLVILGLGVYAVPEIISLLIENKKISKAEKLKGSFVQGIKDVWFYKWIVARCAPIGAMIGAIPGLGGSVVDWIAYGHVVQTSKDKSKFGKGDIRGVIAPESANNAKEGGGLIPTLLFGIPGSGSMAVFLGGLIILGIQPGPGMVKENLEVSYIIIWSLAIANIVGTVTCMLLSNKISKITTIPYGYVAPFMLMIIFFAALQATRSLEDLILLIAIGALGTLFKYFDWPRPALLIGFVLAGTIETYYYQAVQFYSWEMLERPGVIILILFMLTSILLSVYFKKRDEKKSKENQPRKTEEHKIKYSFFSGELIFIWSLMAFALFALIDSFTLRFLGGIFPIIVSSLLLIFGIILSIQITSKKRQKDILAVEIIENGQLSSTWVKTWTNFLILPIFLLGTWILGFIPALAILFILIIRIKMNSSWLKIIIITSCAIAFLLFISNAMVLHLPTGLIYDIYLKGN; this is encoded by the coding sequence ATGGCATTTGATACCTTGATGAATGCATTTACAGAATTAATGCAAATTCACCACATGTTATACCTATTTGGTGGTGTAATGTTAGGTATTATAGTAGGTATCTTACCGGGACTTGGAGGAATTGTAGGTTTTTCTATAATGTTACCTTTTCTTTATGGGATGGATACTACCTCAGCATTAGCTATGCTAATTGGAATGGTAGCAGTTGTTCCAACTTCAGATACCTTTACTTCAGTGCTTATGGGAATACCAGGTTCATCTGCATCTCAAGCAACAGTTTTAGATGGATACCCTTTATCTCAAAAAGGTGAAGCTGCAAGAGCTTTAGGTGCAGCTTTTACAGCATCTTTAATAGGTGGATTATTAGGTGCAATAATATTATCTGCTTTTATAGTATTTGCCAGAGAATTAATTTTGAAGTTAGGGTCAGCAGAGTTATTTATTCTTGGAATATTTGGACTTAGTATGGTTGGTGTTTTAAGTGGTAAATCTTTATATAAGGGGTTTATTGCTGCTGCAATTGGATTACTTTTAGGTTCTATTGGTTCTGCACCTGCAACAGGCGAATTTAGAATGACATTTGGAAGCTTTTATTTATATGATGGTATTAAGCTTGTTATTTTAGGTCTTGGAGTTTATGCTGTTCCAGAAATAATATCTTTATTAATTGAAAATAAAAAAATATCAAAAGCTGAAAAATTGAAAGGAAGTTTTGTTCAAGGTATAAAAGATGTATGGTTTTATAAATGGATAGTCGCTAGATGTGCACCAATTGGAGCTATGATTGGAGCAATACCAGGACTTGGAGGAAGTGTTGTTGATTGGATTGCATATGGACATGTTGTTCAAACTTCAAAAGACAAATCAAAGTTTGGTAAAGGTGATATTAGAGGTGTAATTGCTCCAGAATCTGCAAATAATGCTAAAGAAGGTGGAGGATTAATTCCTACATTACTTTTTGGTATTCCTGGAAGTGGATCAATGGCAGTTTTTCTAGGAGGTTTAATAATACTTGGGATTCAACCAGGTCCAGGAATGGTTAAAGAGAATTTAGAAGTATCATATATTATTATTTGGTCTCTTGCTATTGCAAATATTGTAGGTACAGTAACATGTATGCTTTTATCAAATAAAATATCAAAGATTACAACTATACCTTATGGATATGTTGCACCTTTTATGTTGATGATTATCTTTTTTGCAGCTTTACAAGCAACAAGAAGTTTAGAAGATTTAATCTTACTTATTGCAATTGGTGCATTAGGAACACTATTTAAATATTTTGATTGGCCAAGACCTGCACTATTAATTGGTTTTGTTTTAGCAGGAACAATTGAAACATATTATTATCAAGCTGTACAATTTTATTCATGGGAAATGTTAGAAAGACCAGGTGTAATTATATTAATTTTATTTATGCTTACATCTATTTTATTAAGTGTATATTTCAAAAAAAGAGATGAGAAAAAAAGTAAAGAAAATCAACCTAGAAAAACAGAAGAACATAAAATTAAATATTCATTTTTTTCAGGAGAGTTAATATTCATTTGGTCATTAATGGCATTTGCACTATTTGCTTTAATTGATTCTTTCACTTTAAGATTTTTAGGTGGAATATTTCCTATTATTGTCAGCTCATTACTTTTAATATTTGGAATAATTCTATCTATTCAAATTACTTCTAAAAAAAGACAAAAAGATATTTTAGCTGTTGAAATCATTGAAAATGGACAGTTATCATCTACATGGGTAAAAACTTGGACAAACTTTTTAATTTTACCAATATTCTTATTAGGTACTTGGATTTTAGGATTTATTCCTGCTTTAGCAATCTTATTTATTTTAATTATAAGAATTAAAATGAATAGTTCTTGGTTAAAAATAATAATTATTACTTCCTGTGCTATTGCCTTTTTATTATTTATTTCTAATGCAATGGTACTACATCTTCCTACGGGATTAATTTATGATATATATTTAAAAGGAAATTAA
- the tcuB gene encoding tricarballylate utilization 4Fe-4S protein TcuB produces the protein MFSKEDNILRLKDASRAMEICNACRYCETLCPVFPQITQFRTFDKPTLNYLSNLCHNCKGCFHGCQYAPPHEFDLNIPKTFSELRVDSYIQYAFPNILGKLFAKNGTVVSILIAVCIGLLFIVGTYFNSADSLFTAYEGKGSFFKVIPYEIMTLVSGLIFFHVIIAFIVGFRRFWTENGDKMSELKDLSLWKYAMGAAATLKHLDGGDNGHGCNHIDDRFGHSRKWFHHAVMYGFILTLISTTLAAIYHHFLGLHAPYDFDSLVVITGTLGGILMVIGCIGLTYIKIKADPIPISQKLLGMDYSFIAMLALVNITGLLLLVFREGAWMPSLLCIHLGFVLAFFLMMPYCKFVHLLYRLGALLKYAKYVRNN, from the coding sequence ATGTTTAGTAAAGAAGATAATATTTTAAGATTAAAAGATGCAAGTAGAGCTATGGAAATATGTAATGCATGTAGGTATTGTGAAACTTTATGTCCTGTATTTCCTCAAATAACACAGTTTAGAACTTTTGATAAACCAACATTAAATTATTTATCAAATTTATGTCATAACTGTAAAGGTTGTTTTCATGGGTGTCAATATGCACCACCACATGAATTTGACTTAAATATACCAAAAACATTTTCAGAACTTAGAGTTGATAGTTATATTCAATATGCATTTCCAAATATTTTAGGAAAATTGTTTGCAAAGAATGGAACAGTTGTAAGTATATTAATTGCAGTTTGTATAGGGCTATTGTTTATTGTAGGAACATATTTTAACAGTGCAGATTCATTATTTACAGCTTATGAGGGGAAAGGATCTTTTTTTAAAGTCATTCCATATGAAATTATGACCTTAGTTTCAGGTTTAATTTTCTTCCATGTGATTATTGCTTTTATTGTTGGTTTTAGAAGATTTTGGACTGAAAATGGTGATAAGATGTCTGAATTAAAAGATTTATCTCTTTGGAAATATGCAATGGGTGCAGCAGCAACTTTAAAACACCTTGATGGTGGAGATAATGGTCATGGGTGTAATCATATTGATGATAGATTTGGACACTCAAGAAAATGGTTTCATCATGCAGTTATGTATGGATTTATCTTAACATTAATTTCTACAACATTAGCAGCAATTTATCATCACTTCTTAGGGCTTCATGCTCCTTATGATTTTGATTCATTAGTAGTTATAACAGGAACTTTAGGTGGTATTTTAATGGTAATAGGATGTATTGGATTAACATATATTAAAATTAAAGCTGATCCAATACCAATATCACAAAAACTTCTAGGAATGGATTATTCATTTATTGCAATGTTAGCTTTAGTTAATATTACTGGTTTACTATTATTAGTATTTAGAGAGGGAGCATGGATGCCTTCATTATTATGTATCCACTTAGGTTTTGTTTTAGCATTCTTTTTAATGATGCCATATTGTAAATTTGTACACTTATTATATAGATTAGGTGCCTTACTTAAATATGCAAAATATGTAAGAAATAACTAA